One region of Novosphingobium sp. 9U genomic DNA includes:
- a CDS encoding alpha-hydroxy acid oxidase, producing the protein MRLTDCHNIADFRKLAQQRLPWPVFDYIDGAADDEITKLRNTAAFDDADLVPDVLAGVAEIDTSVTIMGRRSALPLILSPTALQRVFHWQGERAVAKAAEKFGLWFGISSLATVSIEEIGALVSTPKMFQLYVHKDKGLNASMIQRCQAAKFDAIALTVDTIVSGKRERCARSGFTSPPRFTPSSALSYAAKPRWALDYLLREKFALPNLDTHVSTGSGEAVSIAGYFNTMLDSSMTWQTAEQIRNEWGGTFCLKGVMSAADARRAVEIGADAIMISNHGGRQLDGSRSPFDQVREIVDAVGGEIEIICDGGIRRGTHVLKALCAGADCASGGRLYLYALAAAGQEGVERAIALLKDEIERGMRLMGVTSVNQLTEDRLRWR; encoded by the coding sequence ATGCGCCTGACCGATTGTCACAACATCGCCGACTTCCGTAAGCTTGCCCAGCAGCGCCTGCCCTGGCCGGTGTTCGACTATATCGACGGGGCTGCGGACGATGAAATCACCAAGCTGCGCAACACCGCCGCCTTCGACGATGCCGACCTTGTGCCAGACGTGCTCGCCGGCGTGGCGGAGATCGATACCTCCGTCACCATCATGGGTCGCCGCAGCGCCCTGCCCCTGATCCTGTCTCCCACGGCTTTGCAGCGCGTCTTCCACTGGCAAGGCGAGCGCGCGGTCGCCAAGGCGGCGGAGAAGTTCGGGCTGTGGTTCGGCATTTCCAGCCTGGCGACCGTCTCCATCGAAGAGATCGGCGCGCTGGTCTCCACCCCCAAGATGTTCCAGCTCTACGTTCACAAAGACAAGGGGCTGAACGCCTCGATGATCCAGCGCTGCCAGGCGGCCAAGTTCGACGCGATCGCCCTGACGGTCGACACCATCGTCTCAGGCAAGCGCGAGCGGTGCGCGCGCAGCGGCTTCACCTCGCCGCCACGCTTCACGCCCTCCTCGGCACTGTCCTACGCGGCCAAGCCGCGCTGGGCGCTGGACTACCTACTGCGGGAGAAGTTCGCCCTGCCCAATCTCGACACCCACGTCAGCACCGGCAGCGGCGAAGCGGTCTCGATCGCAGGCTACTTCAACACCATGCTCGACAGCTCCATGACCTGGCAGACCGCCGAGCAGATCCGCAACGAGTGGGGCGGCACCTTCTGCCTGAAGGGCGTGATGAGCGCGGCCGACGCGCGCCGCGCCGTGGAGATCGGCGCCGATGCCATCATGATCTCCAACCACGGCGGCCGGCAGCTGGACGGCAGCCGATCGCCCTTCGATCAAGTGCGCGAGATCGTCGATGCGGTCGGCGGTGAGATAGAGATCATCTGCGACGGTGGAATTCGCCGCGGCACCCACGTGCTCAAGGCGCTGTGTGCCGGCGCGGATTGCGCCTCGGGCGGGCGGCTTTACCTCTATGCGCTGGCAGCGGCCGGCCAGGAAGGCGTCGAACGCGCCATTGCCCTGCTCAAGGACGAGATCGAGCGCGGGATGCGGCTGATGGGCGTCACCAGCGTCAATCAGCTCACCGAAGACCGGCTCCGCTGGCGCTAG
- a CDS encoding neutral zinc metallopeptidase gives MRLNPFDPSNIRVTEGGSGFPGGGGGKLGCGTLVIALIGAVVFGIDPGQMIGAIEGSQQVGPSQSEPTSTDASTICSRNAYATEACNALDSLNRTWAPLFQKANLTFEQPILHFYQGGTRSGCGAAQSAMGPFYCPADQGIYIDTSFYDQLDKQLGAGGDFARYYVIAHEYGHHVQKLTGIADQVHSAQQQAGGSQANALQVRMELQADCYAGVWAGQHRDLIEAGDMEEGLNAASAIGDDTLQRNAGQQVSPESFTHGSSAQRMQWLKRGLETGNDESCDTFADLKS, from the coding sequence GTGAGACTCAATCCCTTCGATCCAAGCAACATCCGCGTGACCGAAGGTGGCTCGGGCTTTCCGGGTGGCGGGGGAGGCAAGCTCGGCTGCGGTACACTCGTCATCGCGCTCATCGGCGCGGTCGTCTTCGGGATCGATCCCGGCCAGATGATCGGCGCGATCGAGGGCTCACAGCAAGTCGGGCCTTCGCAGAGCGAGCCGACCAGTACCGACGCGAGCACCATCTGCAGCCGCAACGCGTACGCCACGGAGGCGTGCAATGCGCTGGATTCGCTCAATCGCACCTGGGCGCCGTTGTTCCAGAAGGCGAACCTCACCTTCGAGCAGCCGATCCTGCACTTCTACCAAGGCGGCACCCGATCGGGCTGCGGCGCTGCACAAAGCGCGATGGGTCCGTTCTACTGCCCGGCTGACCAGGGCATCTACATCGACACCAGCTTCTACGACCAGCTCGACAAGCAGCTGGGCGCCGGCGGCGATTTTGCCCGCTACTATGTGATCGCGCATGAGTATGGGCACCATGTCCAGAAGCTCACCGGCATCGCCGACCAGGTCCACAGCGCGCAGCAGCAGGCAGGCGGCAGCCAGGCCAATGCGCTGCAGGTGCGGATGGAGCTGCAGGCCGATTGCTATGCCGGCGTCTGGGCCGGCCAGCACCGCGACTTGATCGAGGCAGGCGACATGGAGGAAGGCCTGAACGCTGCCAGCGCGATCGGCGACGATACCCTTCAGCGCAATGCCGGCCAGCAGGTCTCGCCCGAAAGCTTCACCCACGGTTCAAGCGCACAGCGTATGCAGTGGCTGAAGCGAGGGCTTGAAACCGGCAATGACGAGTCTTGCGACACCTTCGCCGATCTGAAGAGCTGA
- a CDS encoding M28 family peptidase — MNRGKARLAIRAALKGAMLTLALAAGAGPVLSAAPSKADRELEERLRAHIQVLASDEFEGREPGTEGEAKTLRYLGKEWFNIGLVSGTNDPGHEWFAPVTLIAREPAGYAAQFLVKGRRFAVAKDQVLVLTSGKRSLVREAPLLFVGKASSPEFTRNELAGRVAVLLDGVAPEDSPEVSARQNQLLAQGASAVLTVLDGQRSLEQVSARRQRTGYALSQETLGGDLEAFITRDAMAALMKGTGRTLADLSNAATQPGFVPVPLDLSVTLEATTQETTIRTHNLIGKLPGRRPESGAVLLLAHWDHFGICAEPPAEDLICNGAIDNASGVAALTEVARRLARGPQMDRDVYFLATTAEELGLIGAHAFAENPPLPPDQIVAAFNIDSVAIAPRGSPFAIVGRGMTPLDTQIAEVARAERMTLVPGSEANEFVKRQDGWALLQHDIPAVMVTTAYGKIDRMRAFFDGDYHRPSDDLSHPLELGGAADDVRMLTALTRRFADARRVPAKTK; from the coding sequence ATGAACAGGGGCAAAGCGAGACTCGCCATCCGGGCGGCGCTGAAAGGCGCGATGCTGACGCTTGCCTTGGCGGCAGGGGCCGGACCGGTGCTTTCGGCTGCTCCGTCGAAAGCCGATCGCGAGCTTGAGGAACGCTTGCGCGCACATATCCAGGTGCTGGCCAGCGACGAGTTCGAGGGTCGTGAGCCCGGAACCGAGGGTGAGGCCAAGACGCTGCGCTACCTCGGCAAGGAGTGGTTCAACATCGGGCTGGTCTCTGGCACCAACGATCCGGGCCACGAGTGGTTTGCGCCCGTGACACTGATCGCCCGGGAGCCTGCCGGATACGCCGCGCAGTTCCTGGTCAAGGGGCGCAGGTTCGCCGTCGCCAAGGATCAGGTCCTCGTGCTGACCTCCGGCAAGCGCAGCCTGGTGCGCGAGGCGCCGCTGCTGTTCGTGGGCAAGGCGAGCAGTCCGGAGTTCACGCGTAACGAACTGGCGGGCCGTGTTGCCGTGCTACTCGACGGTGTTGCCCCCGAAGACAGTCCGGAGGTCAGCGCCCGCCAGAACCAACTCCTGGCGCAAGGCGCGTCCGCGGTGCTGACGGTGCTCGACGGCCAGCGCTCGCTCGAACAGGTCAGTGCCCGCCGTCAACGGACCGGCTATGCGCTGTCCCAAGAGACACTGGGTGGGGATCTGGAGGCGTTCATCACGCGTGACGCCATGGCGGCGCTGATGAAGGGCACGGGGCGGACACTAGCCGACTTGTCCAATGCGGCGACCCAGCCGGGCTTCGTGCCCGTGCCGCTGGACCTGTCGGTGACGCTGGAGGCGACCACCCAAGAGACGACGATCCGCACGCACAACCTGATCGGCAAGCTGCCCGGTCGGCGGCCGGAGTCCGGCGCGGTGCTGCTTTTGGCGCATTGGGACCACTTCGGCATCTGTGCCGAGCCGCCGGCCGAGGACCTGATCTGCAACGGTGCAATTGACAATGCCAGCGGCGTGGCCGCGCTGACGGAGGTCGCGCGCCGCCTCGCTCGCGGGCCGCAGATGGATCGGGACGTCTACTTCCTGGCGACCACCGCCGAGGAGCTCGGGCTGATCGGCGCGCACGCCTTTGCCGAGAACCCGCCGCTGCCGCCCGACCAGATTGTCGCTGCCTTTAACATCGACAGCGTGGCGATCGCCCCGCGCGGCTCCCCCTTCGCCATCGTCGGACGCGGCATGACGCCGCTCGACACGCAGATCGCCGAAGTCGCCAGGGCCGAGCGGATGACGCTGGTGCCGGGCAGCGAGGCCAACGAATTCGTCAAGCGGCAGGACGGCTGGGCCTTGCTGCAGCACGATATACCTGCCGTCATGGTGACGACAGCGTATGGCAAGATCGACCGCATGCGCGCGTTCTTCGATGGCGACTATCACCGCCCCAGCGACGATCTGTCGCACCCGCTGGAACTCGGCGGTGCGGCCGACGATGTCCGGATGTTGACGGCGCTCACCCGGCGGTTCGCCGATGCGCGGCGGGTTCCCGCAAAGACGAAATGA
- the guaB gene encoding IMP dehydrogenase: MEISLGLTFDDVLLRPAKSDIVPTQADTRTRLTREIGLNIPVISSAMDTVTEGDMAIVMAQMGGIGVLHRNLTIEEQCAAVRSVKRFESGMVVNPITISPNATLGDAQALMSQHRISGIPVVEQPGGKLVGILTNRDVRFAANPLQPVSELMTRDNLATVGLGVTQEEARRQLHQRRIEKLLVVDDDFRCIGLITVKDIEKAVMYPSATKDAAGRLRVAAATTVGDKGFERTEALLAAECDVIVIDTAHGHNADVARAVERVKRLSNSAQVIAGNIATAEAARALIDAGADALKVGIGPGSICTTRIVAGVGVPQLTAVMEAAEEAEKSGVPVIADGGLRTSGDAAKALAAGASTIMIGSMLAGTEEAPGETFLYQGRAYKSYRGMGSVGAMGRGSADRYFQGDIKDQMKLVPEGIEGQVPYKGPARDVIHQLVGGVKAAMGYTGSATIEDLRRNSKFIRITGAGLRESHVHDVTITREAPNYPTR; the protein is encoded by the coding sequence ATGGAAATATCGCTCGGGCTCACTTTTGACGATGTCCTGCTGCGCCCGGCGAAGTCCGACATCGTCCCGACCCAGGCCGACACCCGTACGCGGCTGACGCGTGAGATCGGGCTGAACATCCCGGTGATCTCCTCGGCGATGGACACCGTCACCGAAGGCGACATGGCGATCGTCATGGCGCAGATGGGCGGCATCGGCGTGCTCCACCGCAATCTCACCATCGAAGAGCAGTGCGCTGCAGTGCGCTCGGTCAAGCGGTTCGAGAGCGGCATGGTGGTCAACCCCATCACGATCTCGCCGAATGCGACACTCGGTGATGCGCAGGCCTTGATGAGCCAGCACCGCATCAGCGGGATCCCCGTCGTCGAGCAGCCGGGCGGCAAGCTGGTCGGCATCCTCACCAACCGCGACGTGCGCTTTGCCGCCAATCCGTTGCAGCCGGTGTCCGAGCTGATGACGCGCGACAACCTCGCAACCGTTGGCCTTGGCGTCACGCAGGAGGAGGCGCGCCGCCAGCTCCACCAGCGCCGGATCGAGAAGCTGCTGGTGGTGGACGACGACTTCCGCTGCATCGGCCTGATCACGGTGAAGGACATCGAGAAGGCGGTCATGTACCCCAGCGCCACCAAGGATGCTGCGGGTCGCCTGCGCGTTGCTGCGGCGACCACCGTGGGCGACAAGGGCTTCGAGCGCACCGAGGCGCTGCTTGCGGCCGAGTGCGACGTGATCGTCATCGATACGGCGCATGGGCACAACGCCGACGTCGCGCGCGCGGTGGAGCGGGTGAAGCGGCTGTCGAACTCGGCGCAGGTTATCGCCGGCAACATCGCCACGGCCGAGGCGGCACGTGCGCTGATCGATGCAGGCGCGGACGCCCTCAAGGTCGGTATCGGGCCGGGCTCGATCTGCACCACCCGCATCGTCGCGGGTGTCGGCGTCCCACAGCTGACGGCTGTCATGGAAGCGGCGGAAGAGGCCGAGAAGTCGGGTGTGCCGGTCATCGCCGACGGTGGCCTACGGACCTCGGGTGACGCCGCGAAGGCACTGGCGGCGGGCGCATCGACGATCATGATCGGTTCGATGCTGGCCGGAACCGAAGAGGCTCCGGGCGAGACCTTCCTGTACCAGGGTCGCGCCTACAAGTCGTACCGGGGCATGGGCTCCGTGGGCGCGATGGGCCGCGGCTCCGCCGACCGCTACTTCCAAGGCGACATCAAGGACCAGATGAAGCTGGTGCCCGAAGGCATCGAGGGCCAGGTGCCCTACAAGGGCCCCGCGCGCGACGTGATCCACCAGCTGGTGGGCGGCGTGAAGGCGGCGATGGGCTACACCGGTTCCGCCACGATCGAGGACTTGCGCCGCAACTCCAAGTTCATCCGCATCACCGGTGCGGGCCTGCGCGAGAGCCATGTCCACGACGTCACCATCACCCGCGAGGCGCCCAATTACCCGACGCGGTAA
- a CDS encoding RsmB/NOP family class I SAM-dependent RNA methyltransferase, with protein sequence MTPAARVQAAIEILDLVIAAARNNGAPADRIVADWFKARRFAGSGDRRAVRDLVFRTIRACGEVPENGRAAMLLLAAGDATLSDLFDGSRHAPAPIASHEVPAHSGVAPAWLVEALALSGIDGPEATALLDRAPLDIRVNMLRAGRAELPPGGERTVAPNGWRYPHGTPIEDTAAWREGMIEVQDTGSQLACEAASARPGESVIDLCAGGGGKTLALAAAMEGLGRLLATDTDRTRLSRLPPRAERAGANLIEIRLLDPNREAQQLADWQGQADAVLVDAPCSGTGTWRRNPEARWRLTPSQLERYVAVQARLLDVAATLVRPGGRLIYVTCSLLDAEGAGQAQAFLDRVGPGWTAEPLALPAGRPRGPGVRLTPGHDGTDGFFIARFRAL encoded by the coding sequence TTGACCCCCGCCGCCCGCGTCCAGGCTGCGATCGAGATTCTCGACCTCGTCATCGCGGCCGCCCGCAACAACGGCGCGCCGGCCGACCGCATCGTCGCAGACTGGTTCAAGGCTCGGCGCTTCGCCGGCAGCGGGGACCGGCGCGCCGTGCGCGACCTCGTGTTCCGCACCATTCGCGCGTGCGGCGAAGTGCCTGAAAACGGCCGCGCGGCCATGCTACTCCTGGCCGCAGGCGACGCCACGCTGTCCGATCTTTTCGACGGCTCTCGCCACGCACCTGCGCCCATAGCGTCGCATGAGGTACCAGCGCACTCCGGTGTCGCTCCCGCGTGGCTGGTCGAGGCGCTGGCCCTAAGCGGAATCGATGGCCCGGAAGCCACAGCCTTGCTCGATCGCGCCCCGCTCGACATCCGCGTCAACATGTTGCGTGCCGGTCGCGCGGAGCTTCCGCCCGGTGGAGAGCGCACGGTGGCGCCGAACGGCTGGCGGTACCCACACGGCACGCCTATCGAGGACACGGCAGCCTGGCGCGAAGGCATGATCGAAGTGCAGGACACCGGCTCGCAACTGGCTTGCGAGGCGGCGTCCGCCCGCCCCGGCGAAAGCGTGATCGACTTGTGCGCAGGCGGCGGGGGCAAGACCCTGGCGCTCGCCGCGGCGATGGAGGGATTGGGACGGCTGCTGGCGACCGACACCGACCGCACGCGCTTGTCGCGTCTGCCACCCCGGGCCGAGCGCGCCGGCGCGAACCTGATCGAGATCCGCCTGCTCGACCCGAACCGCGAAGCACAGCAGCTTGCCGACTGGCAGGGACAGGCGGACGCGGTGCTGGTCGACGCGCCATGCTCGGGCACCGGCACCTGGCGCCGCAATCCAGAGGCGCGCTGGCGGCTGACGCCTTCGCAGTTGGAGCGGTACGTGGCCGTCCAAGCGCGACTGCTGGACGTCGCCGCCACGCTCGTCCGCCCCGGTGGTCGTCTGATCTACGTCACCTGCTCGCTCCTCGATGCCGAGGGCGCGGGCCAAGCCCAGGCCTTTCTCGACCGCGTCGGACCGGGCTGGACCGCCGAACCGCTCGCGCTGCCGGCAGGACGACCGCGCGGGCCCGGTGTGCGGCTCACGCCCGGGCATGACGGTACCGACGGCTTTTTCATCGCGCGCTTTCGTGCGCTGTGA
- a CDS encoding tetratricopeptide repeat protein, which translates to MTKTSLSAKDILMRYTPVALALSLAVAISSSVLHSAPTDALNSRAAALLAQGRGELTAGRTEAAVGAFEAALTVQPGNAQILIELAAATRRMGLQGKAIHYYRQALDTDPRNLAAIAGEGAALAEKGATEKANRNLARLKTLCGGDCAETRQLAAVIARGPAPRVVSAAAITPKPVVSEN; encoded by the coding sequence ATGACCAAGACATCGCTCTCGGCCAAGGACATCTTGATGCGCTACACCCCCGTTGCACTCGCTCTTTCCCTCGCCGTTGCCATCAGTTCCAGCGTTCTCCACTCTGCCCCGACCGACGCCCTCAATAGCCGTGCCGCAGCGCTCCTGGCACAGGGTCGCGGTGAGTTGACGGCGGGTCGGACCGAGGCGGCGGTCGGCGCCTTCGAGGCCGCGTTGACGGTGCAGCCTGGCAATGCACAGATCCTGATAGAACTCGCGGCAGCCACCCGGCGGATGGGCCTGCAAGGCAAGGCGATTCACTACTATCGCCAGGCGCTCGACACCGATCCACGCAACCTGGCCGCCATCGCGGGTGAGGGTGCCGCGCTCGCCGAGAAGGGCGCGACGGAGAAGGCGAACCGCAATCTAGCACGGCTGAAGACGCTGTGCGGCGGGGACTGCGCGGAAACGCGCCAGCTCGCAGCCGTGATCGCTCGTGGACCAGCGCCACGCGTGGTGAGCGCCGCGGCGATCACGCCCAAGCCGGTCGTTTCGGAGAACTGA
- a CDS encoding RNA pyrophosphohydrolase, with translation MTDFSRLPYRPCVGVMLVNARGKAFVGKRIDNREGDWWQMPQGGVDDGEDLRTAVLRELWEETGVKEKHVSLLAQTKEELLYDLPEHLMGKLWGGKYRGQSQTWFLARFEGDDADIDLNAHKPPEFCEWQWLEPELLPEMIVPFKKRVYRTVLDEFRSLI, from the coding sequence ATGACTGACTTTTCTCGCCTGCCGTACCGCCCCTGCGTGGGTGTTATGCTGGTGAACGCCCGCGGCAAGGCGTTCGTCGGCAAGCGTATCGACAATCGCGAAGGCGACTGGTGGCAGATGCCGCAGGGCGGCGTCGATGACGGCGAGGACTTGCGCACTGCCGTCCTGCGGGAGTTGTGGGAGGAGACCGGGGTCAAGGAGAAGCACGTCAGCCTCCTCGCGCAGACCAAGGAGGAGTTGCTCTACGACTTGCCCGAGCACCTGATGGGCAAGCTGTGGGGCGGCAAGTACCGCGGCCAGAGCCAGACCTGGTTCCTGGCTCGCTTCGAAGGCGACGATGCCGATATCGATCTCAACGCGCACAAACCGCCCGAATTCTGCGAGTGGCAGTGGCTAGAGCCCGAGTTGCTGCCCGAAATGATCGTGCCGTTCAAGAAGCGCGTCTACCGGACTGTGCTCGATGAGTTTCGTTCGCTGATCTGA
- a CDS encoding 2-oxoacid:acceptor oxidoreductase subunit alpha codes for MATLPAEQDSATVAATDAPEAVVVRFAGDSGDGMQLTGGQFTLSTALAGNDLSTFPDFPAEIRAPQGTLFGVSAFQINFGSTEITTAGDAPDVLVAMNPAALKTNVQALKPGGLIIADTGEFNKRNMEKAKYEASPFEDGSLAKWEVMAFDISALTLEAVKPFGLGNKEALRCKNMWTLGLALWMFDRDRQPLIDWLNGKFAKNPILAQANIAALNAGHAYGETAELAGPLKKLHLDPVPSAPGLYRTITGAEAVSLGLVAGAQLANLPMFFGGYPITPASAILHNLVKMKEFGVTTFQAEDEIAAICAAIGASYAGQLGVTSSSGPGIALKGEAMGLAIMTELPLVIVNSQRGGPSTGLPTKTEQSDLYQAVYGRNGDAPMPVIATRSPADAFECAIEAVRLATEYMTPVMLLTDGYIANASEPWKVPDPASFAPFPKTFLEETNNPEGRVLPFKRDDQGVRPWIKPGTPGLMHRIGGIEKAIDSGNIDYAPNTHQSQTDARAAKVKGIAAAIPAQDVTLGEASGKLAVVGWGSTFGPIHQAVRRARRKGLDVHHIHVRHIWPLPANLGELLGSYDNVLVPEMNTGQFKTVLRDQFLVDAVPLNKVSGQPFAIAEIEAAIAKFFDSVPGNEGGEVFVNEGQLPSPEAHND; via the coding sequence ATGGCAACACTTCCCGCCGAGCAGGACAGCGCGACCGTGGCGGCAACCGATGCGCCCGAGGCCGTTGTGGTGCGTTTCGCTGGCGATTCCGGTGACGGCATGCAGCTGACCGGTGGGCAGTTCACCTTGTCCACGGCGCTGGCGGGCAACGACCTTTCGACCTTCCCGGACTTCCCGGCCGAGATCCGCGCCCCGCAGGGCACGCTGTTCGGCGTCTCCGCGTTCCAGATCAACTTCGGCTCGACCGAGATCACCACCGCGGGCGATGCTCCCGACGTGCTCGTCGCGATGAACCCGGCGGCGCTGAAGACCAACGTCCAGGCGCTGAAGCCCGGTGGCCTGATCATCGCCGACACCGGTGAGTTCAACAAGCGCAACATGGAGAAGGCCAAGTACGAAGCCTCTCCATTCGAGGACGGCAGCCTCGCCAAGTGGGAGGTCATGGCCTTCGATATCAGCGCGTTGACGCTCGAAGCGGTAAAGCCGTTCGGCCTTGGCAACAAGGAAGCGCTGCGCTGCAAGAACATGTGGACGCTGGGCCTTGCACTCTGGATGTTCGACCGCGATCGCCAGCCGCTGATCGACTGGCTCAACGGCAAGTTCGCCAAGAACCCGATTCTGGCCCAGGCCAACATCGCCGCGCTGAACGCTGGCCATGCCTATGGCGAGACGGCAGAATTGGCCGGGCCGCTCAAGAAGCTGCACCTGGATCCCGTGCCATCGGCACCCGGGCTCTACCGCACCATCACCGGCGCGGAAGCGGTATCGCTCGGCCTGGTTGCCGGCGCGCAGCTGGCGAACCTGCCGATGTTCTTCGGCGGCTACCCGATCACCCCGGCCTCGGCGATCCTGCACAACTTGGTAAAGATGAAGGAGTTCGGGGTCACGACCTTCCAGGCCGAGGACGAGATCGCCGCGATCTGCGCTGCAATCGGTGCGTCTTATGCCGGGCAGCTGGGCGTGACCTCGTCGTCGGGCCCCGGCATCGCGCTCAAGGGCGAGGCCATGGGCCTGGCGATCATGACCGAGCTGCCGCTGGTCATTGTCAACTCGCAGCGTGGCGGCCCTTCGACCGGCCTGCCGACCAAGACCGAGCAGTCGGACCTCTACCAGGCGGTTTACGGCCGCAACGGCGATGCTCCCATGCCGGTGATCGCCACTCGCTCACCCGCCGACGCGTTCGAGTGTGCGATCGAGGCGGTGCGCCTTGCGACCGAGTACATGACCCCGGTCATGCTGCTGACCGACGGCTACATCGCCAACGCGTCCGAGCCATGGAAGGTGCCCGATCCGGCCAGCTTCGCGCCGTTCCCGAAGACCTTCCTGGAAGAGACGAACAACCCCGAAGGCCGCGTCCTGCCCTTTAAGCGCGACGATCAGGGCGTTCGCCCTTGGATCAAGCCCGGGACGCCCGGTCTGATGCACCGCATCGGCGGCATCGAAAAGGCGATCGACAGCGGTAACATCGATTACGCCCCCAATACCCACCAGTCGCAGACCGACGCCCGCGCCGCCAAGGTCAAGGGCATCGCCGCTGCCATTCCGGCGCAGGATGTCACGCTCGGCGAGGCTTCGGGCAAGCTGGCGGTGGTCGGCTGGGGTTCGACCTTCGGGCCCATCCACCAGGCCGTGCGCCGTGCCCGCCGCAAGGGCCTGGACGTGCACCACATCCACGTGCGCCACATCTGGCCGCTGCCGGCGAACCTAGGCGAGTTGCTGGGCTCTTACGACAACGTGCTGGTGCCCGAGATGAACACCGGCCAGTTCAAGACCGTGCTGCGCGACCAATTTCTCGTGGACGCGGTGCCGCTGAACAAGGTGTCGGGTCAGCCCTTCGCCATTGCCGAGATCGAGGCTGCGATCGCCAAGTTCTTCGACAGCGTTCCGGGCAACGAAGGCGGCGAGGTCTTCGTCAACGAAGGCCAGCTGCCCAGCCCCGAAGCGCACAACGACTGA
- a CDS encoding 2-oxoacid:ferredoxin oxidoreductase subunit beta produces MNDMTPIQTTLKDWETDQEVRWCPGCGDYAILKAVQRTLPMIGADPANTVFVSGIGCSSRFPYYVESYGFHTIHGRAPAFATGIKLANPDLNVWIVTGDGDGMSIGGNHTMHVLRRNLDCQILLFNNEIYGLTKGQFSPTSRPGTTSPTTPLGSYDRPASPCAFALGAGARFIARAFDVSKELPNTLIAAHAHKGAAFVEIFQNCIVYNKDRFDDFTSKGTEDMQLWCKHGEPLLFGNPKTGPLKGLSLDLDTLSLKVVEVIDGDWQAAGVVVHNVRNRGLAHMLVEMPHGPFPMALGTIYDDPAPTFEGSVALEKQQATAGKTADLAKLLGKGQTWTVEPEAAHGLMD; encoded by the coding sequence ATGAACGACATGACCCCTATCCAGACCACGCTCAAGGACTGGGAAACCGACCAGGAAGTGCGCTGGTGCCCGGGCTGCGGCGACTACGCGATCTTGAAGGCCGTGCAGCGTACACTGCCGATGATCGGCGCCGACCCGGCGAACACCGTGTTCGTCTCCGGCATCGGCTGCTCGAGCCGCTTCCCGTACTATGTCGAGAGCTACGGCTTTCACACCATTCACGGCCGCGCGCCCGCGTTCGCGACCGGCATTAAGCTGGCGAATCCAGACCTGAATGTTTGGATCGTCACCGGCGACGGCGATGGCATGTCGATCGGCGGCAATCACACGATGCACGTGCTGCGCCGCAATCTCGACTGCCAAATCCTGCTGTTCAACAACGAGATATACGGCCTCACCAAGGGCCAGTTCTCGCCCACCAGCCGTCCCGGCACGACCTCGCCGACGACGCCGCTCGGCTCCTACGACCGTCCGGCAAGCCCTTGCGCCTTTGCGCTCGGCGCCGGCGCTCGGTTCATCGCGCGTGCCTTCGACGTATCGAAGGAACTGCCGAACACTCTGATCGCGGCGCATGCGCACAAGGGCGCAGCGTTCGTGGAGATTTTCCAGAACTGCATTGTCTACAACAAGGATCGCTTCGACGACTTCACGTCCAAGGGCACCGAGGACATGCAGCTGTGGTGCAAGCATGGCGAGCCGCTGCTGTTTGGCAATCCCAAGACCGGTCCGCTCAAGGGTCTCTCGCTCGATCTCGATACGCTGTCGCTGAAGGTGGTCGAGGTCATAGACGGCGACTGGCAGGCAGCCGGCGTGGTCGTGCACAACGTGCGCAATCGCGGTTTGGCGCACATGCTCGTCGAGATGCCCCACGGTCCGTTCCCCATGGCGCTGGGCACGATCTACGACGATCCGGCGCCGACCTTCGAGGGTTCGGTTGCGCTCGAGAAGCAGCAGGCGACCGCGGGCAAGACGGCCGACCTCGCCAAGCTGCTC